One genomic window of Thalassolituus hydrocarboniclasticus includes the following:
- the rsmH gene encoding 16S rRNA (cytosine(1402)-N(4))-methyltransferase RsmH, protein MNLSEFAHTTVLLQETVDGCLNDPAGIYVDGTFGRGGHSRLLLSKLAPEGRLIGFDKDPLAIQTGKELEQEDSRFQIVQASFADMKAELNALGIDKINGILLDLGVSSPQLDDAERGFSFMKDGPLDMRMNPDAGLSAAEWCAQTSEEEIARVLKEYGEERFAKRMARAIINARAEAPITRTRELAELIKEANPAWEKHKHPATRAFQAIRIAVNNELGDLEKVLADSVDLLLPHGRLAVISFHSLEDRMVKRFIRAQEKGRDLPPGIPVPDEMLGRTMKKMGKAIMPGNDEIRINARARSAVLRIAERLA, encoded by the coding sequence ATGAACCTGAGTGAGTTTGCTCACACCACCGTACTGCTGCAGGAGACGGTCGACGGCTGCCTGAATGATCCGGCGGGTATTTATGTGGACGGAACCTTTGGCCGTGGCGGTCACAGTCGTCTGCTGCTGAGTAAGCTGGCTCCTGAAGGCCGGCTGATTGGTTTTGATAAAGACCCGCTGGCGATTCAGACCGGTAAAGAGCTGGAGCAGGAAGACAGCCGTTTTCAGATTGTGCAGGCCAGCTTTGCCGATATGAAAGCTGAGCTTAACGCTCTGGGTATCGACAAAATCAACGGCATTCTGCTGGATCTGGGCGTATCTTCGCCGCAGCTGGATGATGCCGAACGTGGCTTCAGCTTTATGAAAGACGGCCCGCTGGATATGCGTATGAATCCGGATGCCGGCCTCAGTGCTGCCGAATGGTGTGCGCAGACTTCTGAAGAAGAAATCGCCCGCGTATTAAAAGAATACGGAGAAGAGCGTTTCGCCAAACGCATGGCGCGCGCCATTATCAACGCCCGTGCTGAAGCGCCTATCACCCGTACCCGTGAGCTGGCCGAGCTTATTAAAGAAGCCAATCCGGCCTGGGAAAAACACAAGCACCCGGCAACCCGCGCTTTTCAGGCCATCCGCATCGCGGTGAATAACGAGTTGGGTGATCTGGAAAAGGTTTTGGCTGACAGCGTTGATCTGCTGCTGCCGCATGGTCGCCTGGCGGTGATCAGCTTCCATTCGCTGGAAGACCGCATGGTGAAGCGCTTTATCCGTGCTCAGGAAAAAGGCCGTGATTTACCTCCGGGCATTCCGGTACCGGACGAGATGCTTGGCCGCACTATGAAAAAAATGGGTAAGGCCATTATGCCCGGTAATGATGAAATCCGGATTAATGCCCGTGCCCGCAGCGCGGTATTACGCATTGCCGAGCGGTTAGCGTGA
- the mraY gene encoding phospho-N-acetylmuramoyl-pentapeptide-transferase, with protein sequence MLLWLGDWLAQYHSGFGVVNYLTLRAILAVITALMVSLLLGPVVIRKLREYQIGQAIRELGPKSHLSKAGTPTMGGVLILLSIAVSTLLWGNLENRFVWVVLLVTLVFGAIGWVDDYRKVVEKNSRGLPGRWKYFWQSVFALIAAAYLFYSAQSPQETQLVVPFLKDVMPQLGLLFILLTYFVIVGSSNAVNLTDGLDGLAIMPTVMVGGALGICAYLAGNVNFASYLHIPYIAGAGELVIFCAAIVGAGIGFLWFNTYPAQVFMGDVGSLALGAALGVVAVIVRQEIVLFIMGGIFVAETVSVILQVASFKMTGKRIFRMAPLHHHYELKGWPEPRVIVRFWIITIILVLIGLATLKIR encoded by the coding sequence ATGTTGTTATGGCTGGGAGACTGGTTAGCGCAGTATCACTCCGGGTTCGGGGTGGTTAATTATTTAACTCTGCGCGCTATTCTGGCGGTAATTACTGCCCTGATGGTGTCATTACTCCTTGGCCCTGTGGTGATCCGCAAATTGCGTGAATACCAGATTGGTCAGGCAATCCGTGAATTAGGACCTAAATCTCACTTGAGCAAAGCCGGTACTCCGACCATGGGCGGTGTGCTGATTCTGCTGTCGATTGCCGTCAGTACACTGCTGTGGGGTAACCTGGAAAACCGTTTTGTCTGGGTTGTCCTGCTGGTTACGCTGGTTTTTGGCGCTATTGGCTGGGTGGATGATTACCGTAAAGTGGTGGAGAAAAACTCCCGTGGTTTACCGGGGCGCTGGAAATATTTCTGGCAGTCGGTGTTCGCCTTAATTGCCGCCGCTTATCTTTTCTACAGTGCGCAAAGTCCGCAGGAAACTCAGCTGGTGGTTCCTTTCCTGAAAGATGTGATGCCGCAGTTGGGCCTGCTGTTTATTCTGCTGACCTACTTTGTAATTGTTGGCTCCAGTAATGCGGTCAACCTGACCGATGGTCTGGATGGTCTGGCGATTATGCCAACAGTGATGGTCGGTGGCGCTTTAGGTATCTGTGCTTATCTGGCCGGTAACGTGAATTTTGCCAGTTATCTGCATATTCCTTATATCGCCGGTGCCGGTGAACTGGTGATTTTCTGTGCCGCAATCGTCGGTGCCGGTATCGGATTCCTATGGTTCAACACTTATCCGGCTCAGGTTTTTATGGGCGATGTGGGTTCTCTGGCATTGGGTGCGGCGTTAGGTGTGGTTGCGGTGATCGTTCGCCAGGAAATCGTCCTGTTTATTATGGGCGGTATTTTCGTCGCGGAAACTGTATCGGTGATCCTGCAGGTTGCCTCATTCAAAATGACTGGCAAGCGTATTTTCCGTATGGCGCCGCTGCATCATCACTATGAATTAAAAGGCTGGCCGGAGCCGCGCGTTATTGTTCGTTTCTGGATCATCACCATTATTCTGGTGCTGATCGGTTTAGCCACGCTGAAGATTCGCTGA
- the mraZ gene encoding division/cell wall cluster transcriptional repressor MraZ: protein MFRGLHTINLDAKGRLAIPTKYRETLAELCGARLVATIDTEERCLLIYPVNEWELIQAKIEALPSFNPVARRIQRLLIGHATDLELDSAGRILLPQPLREYASLEKESVLMGQGKKLELWSKSLWEGRRDEYLDMVGQPEQLPEELQSLSL, encoded by the coding sequence ATGTTCCGGGGGCTGCACACGATCAATCTGGATGCTAAAGGGCGTCTGGCGATCCCGACTAAGTATCGGGAAACGCTGGCCGAGCTCTGTGGCGCCCGTTTGGTGGCCACCATTGATACCGAAGAACGTTGCCTCCTGATTTACCCCGTAAACGAATGGGAACTGATCCAGGCCAAAATTGAGGCCTTGCCCAGCTTTAACCCGGTTGCCCGCCGTATTCAGCGTTTACTGATTGGTCATGCGACTGATCTGGAGCTGGATAGCGCCGGTCGCATCCTGTTGCCACAACCGTTGCGCGAATATGCCTCGCTGGAAAAAGAGAGCGTGCTGATGGGGCAGGGAAAAAAACTGGAGCTGTGGAGTAAGTCGCTGTGGGAAGGCCGCCGTGATGAATACCTCGATATGGTCGGTCAGCCTGAACAATTACCCGAAGAACTACAGAGTCTGTCGTTATGA
- the ftsL gene encoding cell division protein FtsL: protein MNAGVAILWGVVLVSALAQVGVVHWHRTLLQVWQQEDALRAQLLQEHTRLLLEKSTLTAHGRIDQQARKQLNMTEPGKVQVLSR from the coding sequence GTGAACGCAGGCGTTGCCATTTTGTGGGGTGTGGTTCTGGTTTCTGCTCTGGCTCAGGTTGGGGTGGTGCACTGGCACCGGACTTTGCTGCAGGTATGGCAACAGGAAGATGCATTGCGGGCGCAGTTACTGCAGGAACATACCCGTTTGCTGCTGGAAAAAAGTACATTAACCGCGCATGGCCGGATCGATCAGCAGGCGCGTAAACAACTGAATATGACAGAGCCAGGCAAGGTACAGGTGCTTTCACGATGA
- a CDS encoding peptidoglycan D,D-transpeptidase FtsI family protein, protein MNAQPNQETTLSGITRWRFTLVLVVFGCLLAAVLVRLVMLHTVDQPFLFEQGEKRTVREEVQPAMRGMITDRYGKPLAVSTPVVTLWLNPQQVNVQQLPAVASDLGLSTRELVRKVERAASQGRSFLYLKRQVQPEVAQLVLKRRIAGIYGDDDFRRFYPAAEVTAHTVGIVDVDGKGQEGLELAFDEFLQGSEGSRQVVKDLYGNVIKQLKVNAVPKPGGDLALTLDLRLQYLAYRELKAAVSQHHAKSGSAVLVDARSGDVLALVNQPSYNPNNRSSLRAENMRNRAIADLIEPGSTIKPFTVAAALNSGRYFPGSEINTAPGFVRVKNKTIRDHRNYGVLDITGVITKSSNVGVTYLAHQVGAEGIWEFFSKAGIGQATVLGFPGEAVGSLPYPEQMDALRLATVSYGYGLSVSPLQLAHAYTSFTQGGCINPVRLLMNNQPQTECQRVMPAKVARQVLDMLETVTSKRGTGSRARVAGYRVGGKTGTAHKVGQQGYEDSEYTAVFSGIAPISSPDLVLVVVIDSPQGKEYYGGEVAAPVFSRIMQQALRLRQVAPDDGSVPALHMAGGPA, encoded by the coding sequence ATGAATGCGCAACCGAACCAAGAGACAACATTAAGCGGCATTACCCGCTGGCGTTTTACGCTGGTGCTGGTGGTGTTTGGCTGTCTGCTGGCGGCGGTTCTGGTGCGTCTGGTTATGTTGCATACCGTGGATCAGCCTTTCCTGTTTGAGCAGGGTGAAAAGCGTACGGTGCGTGAAGAAGTTCAGCCGGCAATGCGTGGCATGATAACCGACCGTTATGGCAAACCACTTGCAGTCAGTACTCCGGTGGTCACGCTGTGGCTGAATCCGCAGCAGGTTAATGTTCAGCAATTACCGGCTGTCGCTTCTGATCTTGGTCTGAGCACCAGAGAGCTGGTGCGTAAAGTTGAACGGGCGGCCTCTCAGGGTCGCTCTTTTTTATATCTTAAACGTCAGGTGCAACCGGAAGTGGCGCAGCTGGTATTAAAGCGCCGTATCGCCGGTATTTATGGTGACGATGATTTCCGCCGTTTTTATCCGGCCGCTGAAGTAACTGCTCATACGGTCGGTATCGTTGATGTTGATGGAAAAGGGCAGGAAGGTCTGGAACTGGCTTTTGATGAATTTCTGCAAGGCAGTGAAGGCTCGCGTCAGGTGGTTAAAGACCTGTACGGCAATGTAATTAAACAATTAAAAGTCAATGCGGTGCCAAAGCCCGGTGGTGATCTGGCATTAACACTGGATTTACGCCTGCAGTATCTGGCCTACCGTGAACTAAAAGCAGCCGTATCGCAGCACCATGCTAAATCCGGCAGTGCAGTGCTGGTGGATGCGCGCAGTGGTGATGTGCTGGCTCTGGTGAATCAGCCATCTTATAACCCGAATAACCGCTCCAGTCTGCGTGCGGAAAATATGCGTAACCGGGCGATTGCCGATCTTATTGAGCCGGGCTCAACCATTAAACCCTTTACGGTAGCTGCCGCATTAAACTCCGGCCGTTATTTTCCTGGCAGCGAAATCAATACTGCACCGGGTTTTGTCCGGGTTAAAAATAAAACCATCCGCGATCACCGTAATTACGGCGTGCTGGATATTACCGGCGTTATTACCAAGTCCAGTAACGTCGGCGTTACCTATCTGGCTCATCAGGTAGGTGCTGAGGGTATCTGGGAATTTTTCAGTAAAGCCGGTATTGGTCAGGCAACGGTGCTGGGTTTCCCCGGTGAAGCGGTAGGCAGTCTGCCTTATCCGGAGCAAATGGATGCTCTGCGTCTGGCGACGGTTTCTTACGGTTATGGTTTATCGGTTTCGCCTTTACAGCTTGCTCACGCCTACACCAGTTTTACTCAGGGCGGTTGTATTAACCCGGTGCGTTTATTAATGAATAATCAGCCACAGACGGAATGTCAGCGGGTAATGCCGGCGAAAGTTGCCCGTCAGGTTCTGGATATGCTTGAAACGGTCACCTCGAAAAGGGGAACCGGCAGTCGTGCCCGGGTTGCCGGTTATCGTGTTGGTGGTAAAACCGGTACTGCGCATAAAGTGGGACAGCAGGGTTACGAAGATTCAGAATACACCGCGGTATTTTCCGGAATAGCGCCGATTTCCTCCCCGGATCTGGTACTGGTTGTCGTCATCGACTCACCTCAGGGCAAAGAATATTACGGTGGTGAAGTGGCGGCTCCGGTGTTCTCACGCATTATGCAACAAGCCTTACGTCTGCGTCAGGTTGCTCCGGATGATGGCAGTGTACCGGCGCTGCATATGGCAGGAGGTCCGGCATGA
- a CDS encoding UDP-N-acetylmuramoyl-tripeptide--D-alanyl-D-alanine ligase: MLSNLSLSGLVKIVHGQLQGGAAAELNADMIHGVSTDTRKIKAGDLYVPLSGEHFNGHHFIAQAAEQGAVAALIDQDVDSDLADRLPLIRVTDCLIALGQIAGWNRSQFRGPVVAVTGSAGKTSVKQLMSSVLAQRYRTWMTQGNLNNHIGAPLTLLALQPEHEAAVIELGASGAGEIAYTAQWVKPQVGIITNAAEAHLEGFGSLQGIVQTKGELLDFIQPGGCAVLNADDVFYAEWAERAAAVKLLSFGFSAAADVRASALRCDLQGSHFVLHLDGEEYAVRLPLLGEHNVRNALAVSAAAYALGLSAAEIIQGLQQATTVSGRLHWLDGQAGQRILNDAYNANPASIKAAIDVLKHAAQSWLVLGDMAELGESELAAHADIGLYAKTQGIQHLLATGERSRKTVEAFGAGAHWFATKEELVRYLQQQTTDQDVILVKGSRSAGMDQVVQALQKNTEEN, from the coding sequence ATGCTGAGTAATTTGTCGCTGTCAGGGTTAGTTAAAATCGTACACGGACAGCTGCAGGGTGGAGCGGCGGCAGAGCTGAACGCTGACATGATTCATGGTGTGAGTACCGACACCCGTAAGATTAAAGCCGGTGATCTGTACGTACCATTAAGTGGCGAACATTTTAATGGCCATCATTTTATTGCGCAGGCTGCAGAGCAGGGCGCGGTTGCTGCGCTGATAGATCAGGACGTAGATTCCGATCTGGCTGATCGTTTGCCCTTGATCCGGGTAACGGATTGTCTGATTGCGCTTGGGCAGATTGCCGGCTGGAACCGCAGTCAGTTTCGCGGGCCGGTGGTTGCTGTTACCGGCAGTGCCGGTAAAACCAGTGTGAAACAATTAATGAGTAGTGTACTGGCACAGCGCTACCGTACATGGATGACACAGGGCAACCTGAATAACCATATCGGTGCGCCGCTGACACTGCTGGCCTTACAGCCAGAACATGAAGCGGCAGTTATTGAACTGGGTGCCAGTGGCGCCGGTGAAATTGCTTACACCGCACAATGGGTAAAACCTCAGGTTGGCATTATTACCAATGCGGCAGAAGCCCACCTGGAAGGCTTCGGCAGTCTGCAGGGAATTGTGCAGACCAAAGGTGAGTTGCTCGATTTTATCCAGCCGGGTGGCTGCGCGGTATTAAATGCTGATGATGTATTTTATGCCGAATGGGCAGAGCGTGCAGCAGCGGTTAAATTGCTCAGTTTTGGCTTTTCTGCCGCAGCAGATGTGCGTGCCAGTGCTTTGCGCTGTGATCTTCAGGGCAGTCATTTTGTACTGCATCTGGATGGTGAAGAATATGCAGTTCGCCTGCCATTACTGGGTGAACACAATGTGCGTAATGCGCTGGCGGTGAGTGCCGCCGCTTACGCGCTTGGGCTGAGTGCTGCTGAAATTATTCAGGGACTGCAACAGGCAACCACGGTTTCCGGTCGTTTGCACTGGCTAGATGGGCAAGCCGGTCAGCGGATTTTAAATGACGCTTATAACGCCAACCCTGCGTCAATCAAAGCAGCTATCGACGTGTTAAAACACGCGGCACAGAGCTGGCTGGTATTGGGTGATATGGCCGAACTTGGTGAAAGCGAATTGGCTGCTCATGCGGATATTGGTCTGTACGCCAAAACGCAGGGAATTCAGCATTTATTGGCGACGGGCGAGCGCAGCCGGAAAACGGTTGAAGCATTCGGGGCCGGAGCGCACTGGTTCGCAACCAAAGAAGAATTGGTGCGGTATTTACAACAACAGACCACTGATCAGGATGTCATTCTGGTGAAAGGGTCGCGCAGCGCTGGTATGGATCAGGTGGTTCAGGCGCTGCAGAAAAACACAGAGGAAAACTGA
- a CDS encoding UDP-N-acetylmuramoyl-L-alanyl-D-glutamate--2,6-diaminopimelate ligase: MKLSQMVAPELFIPPEWDREFAQVAVDSRDVQPGDVFIARRGLTGHGEEHISAAIEQGAVAVLAEGDLGFRCEQSPHFPAVPVFLCSEISASLSTWLHRRYASVADMKLTAVTGTNGKSSVTQYMAQLAGFCAVSCGVLGTLGNGVWPDLQTSRNTTADLSVILRHLQTMQEKDVDFAALEVSSHGLTQQRVSGLNFRVAVLTNLTQDHLDYHGSMDDYFAAKRQLFVGHDIEAALINIDDVYGRRLATDTAVTADIITYGQSEQALVRYSAVQMQARGMQAWLDTPWGSGLLVLPLIGEFNLANATAAIAALALQGFDFKQLLAAAQKLEPVAGRMELYVKDDAPLAVIDFAHTPDALLNVLQALKPWNKKITAVFGCGGDRDRSKRALMAQVAAAHADVVWLTDDNPRSEDPQQIFADALSAENTGDFYCEHDRSRAITQALDMTTAAGIVLIAGKGHENYQEVQGVKLPYSDASVLTQAGYRKAGRLQGGDDHAE; this comes from the coding sequence ATGAAATTAAGTCAGATGGTTGCTCCTGAATTATTTATTCCGCCAGAGTGGGACCGTGAATTCGCACAGGTTGCTGTCGATAGCCGCGATGTGCAGCCTGGTGATGTATTTATTGCCCGTCGCGGCTTAACCGGCCATGGCGAAGAGCATATTTCTGCAGCTATTGAACAGGGTGCAGTTGCGGTTCTGGCTGAAGGCGATCTGGGCTTTCGTTGCGAACAGAGTCCACATTTTCCTGCTGTGCCGGTGTTTTTATGCAGTGAAATTTCCGCATCGTTAAGCACCTGGTTGCATCGCCGTTATGCGTCCGTTGCGGATATGAAACTGACAGCGGTAACCGGCACTAACGGCAAAAGTTCTGTGACGCAATATATGGCACAGCTGGCTGGTTTTTGCGCAGTGTCTTGTGGTGTTTTGGGCACTTTAGGTAATGGTGTATGGCCGGACCTTCAGACCAGCCGCAATACCACTGCCGATTTATCCGTGATTTTACGACATCTGCAGACCATGCAGGAAAAGGATGTTGATTTTGCTGCGCTGGAAGTCTCATCCCATGGTCTGACACAGCAGCGTGTGAGCGGATTGAACTTCCGTGTCGCTGTACTGACCAACCTCACCCAGGATCATCTGGACTATCACGGCAGCATGGACGATTACTTTGCTGCCAAACGTCAGTTGTTCGTTGGCCATGATATTGAAGCGGCATTAATTAATATTGATGACGTCTACGGTCGCCGGCTGGCAACTGATACAGCAGTGACTGCCGATATCATTACCTATGGCCAGAGTGAGCAGGCGCTGGTGCGTTATTCCGCAGTACAGATGCAGGCCCGTGGAATGCAGGCCTGGCTGGATACTCCGTGGGGCAGCGGCTTGCTGGTGTTGCCATTAATCGGTGAATTTAATCTGGCCAATGCAACGGCCGCAATTGCTGCTCTGGCACTGCAGGGTTTTGATTTTAAACAGCTGCTCGCGGCTGCTCAAAAACTGGAGCCGGTGGCCGGACGTATGGAGTTGTATGTAAAAGATGATGCGCCACTGGCGGTTATCGATTTCGCCCATACGCCGGATGCACTGCTGAATGTACTGCAGGCACTTAAGCCCTGGAATAAAAAAATTACCGCTGTATTTGGCTGTGGTGGTGATCGTGACCGCAGCAAGCGCGCGCTGATGGCTCAGGTAGCTGCCGCGCATGCGGACGTGGTCTGGCTGACAGACGACAATCCGCGCAGTGAAGATCCGCAGCAGATTTTTGCCGACGCGCTCAGTGCGGAAAATACCGGCGATTTTTATTGTGAACATGATCGCAGCCGTGCCATCACGCAGGCTCTGGATATGACAACTGCTGCCGGTATTGTACTTATCGCCGGCAAAGGCCATGAGAATTATCAGGAAGTACAGGGCGTGAAACTACCTTACAGCGATGCTTCGGTATTAACTCAGGCTGGCTATCGCAAGGCCGGACGGTTGCAGGGTGGAGATGATCATGCTGAGTAA
- the efpL gene encoding elongation factor P-like protein EfpL: MPRANELKKGGVVEFKNQTCLIKNIEVQNPHSRGGATLYKIRFQTVPGRQKLEESFKGDDQLQAIELLRRQIVFSYREEDTYYFMDEESFDQYPIDAETLDTDALYISESLKGTMGLLVDGQLIAIELPSSVEMTVIETSPGIKGGSASARTKPARFATGLVIQVPEYLEQGETVKINTAENRFISRA; the protein is encoded by the coding sequence ATGCCAAGAGCGAACGAACTGAAGAAAGGCGGCGTCGTCGAATTCAAGAATCAGACCTGCCTGATCAAAAACATCGAAGTGCAGAACCCGCATTCGCGCGGTGGTGCCACTCTCTACAAAATCCGCTTTCAGACCGTTCCCGGCCGGCAGAAGCTGGAAGAAAGCTTTAAAGGTGACGATCAGCTGCAGGCCATTGAACTGCTGCGTCGCCAGATTGTGTTCTCTTACCGTGAAGAAGACACCTACTACTTTATGGACGAAGAAAGCTTTGACCAGTATCCGATCGATGCCGAAACCCTGGACACCGATGCGCTCTATATCAGCGAATCACTGAAAGGCACCATGGGCCTGCTGGTCGATGGCCAGCTGATTGCCATTGAGCTGCCATCATCGGTAGAAATGACCGTAATCGAAACCAGCCCCGGCATTAAAGGCGGCAGCGCCAGTGCCCGTACCAAACCGGCCCGTTTTGCCACTGGCCTGGTTATTCAGGTGCCGGAATATCTGGAACAGGGGGAAACCGTCAAGATCAATACCGCCGAGAACCGTTTTATCTCCCGCGCCTGA
- a CDS encoding DUF502 domain-containing protein yields the protein MKRYLLQPLIKGSMVVLPLLVTVWLLWSALMWLNGLGLDLLASLHIPSLFPGMGLLLMLLALLSVGLLFQFNPVSWLYQYVEDALLRFPLVKTLYGAVKDFAAMFDQEKHNNQQAVLVDMPGDAQLLGFITATKIPPAVQNAGDKEELVAVYLPMSYMVGGYTLFVPRARLTMLDWSFEDAMRFALTAGVSQSQARKKEPTSGSGA from the coding sequence ATGAAACGCTATCTGCTGCAACCGCTGATCAAAGGCTCCATGGTGGTACTGCCTTTACTGGTAACCGTCTGGCTGTTGTGGTCGGCGCTGATGTGGCTCAATGGCCTGGGACTGGATCTGCTTGCCAGCCTGCATATTCCCAGCCTATTCCCGGGTATGGGTTTGCTGCTGATGCTGCTGGCTTTGCTGTCGGTCGGATTATTGTTCCAGTTCAACCCGGTCAGCTGGCTGTATCAGTATGTCGAAGATGCCCTGCTGCGCTTTCCGCTGGTCAAAACCCTGTACGGCGCAGTGAAAGATTTTGCTGCGATGTTTGATCAGGAAAAACACAACAATCAGCAGGCTGTGCTGGTTGATATGCCCGGCGATGCACAATTACTGGGGTTTATTACCGCAACCAAAATTCCACCCGCAGTGCAGAACGCCGGCGATAAAGAAGAACTGGTCGCAGTCTACCTGCCCATGAGCTACATGGTCGGCGGTTATACCCTGTTTGTGCCCCGCGCCCGCCTGACCATGCTCGATTGGTCGTTTGAAGATGCCATGCGTTTTGCCTTAACAGCGGGCGTATCTCAGAGTCAGGCCCGCAAAAAAGAACCCACCAGCGGATCTGGAGCCTAA
- a CDS encoding ion transporter translates to MNIQQLQAASQAVRDNKAFELFVVAIIIISALLIGAKTYSIPDPLMVVLNWLDTGITVIFLIEIVIRFMAAPEKKRFFHNGWNLFDTLVVVISLIPVDHSDMALIGRLVRIFRVLRMVSIIPELRMLLNSLLRALPQLGYVLLLMFIIYYIYAAIGTTFFEPINDVLWGDISISMLTLFRVMTFEDWTDVMYETMAVYPLSWIFYLSFIFLTTFAFLNMVIGIVVNVLEDEHAQEKAEQDAADGKATLDDLAAEIRELKALLQQQQPPKS, encoded by the coding sequence ATGAATATTCAGCAATTACAGGCCGCTTCGCAGGCCGTCCGTGACAACAAAGCCTTTGAACTCTTTGTTGTAGCCATCATTATTATTTCAGCCCTTCTGATCGGTGCCAAAACCTACAGCATTCCCGACCCTCTGATGGTGGTGCTGAACTGGCTGGATACCGGCATTACGGTGATTTTCCTGATCGAAATCGTTATCCGCTTTATGGCGGCGCCGGAGAAAAAACGCTTCTTCCATAATGGCTGGAACCTGTTTGATACCCTTGTGGTGGTGATCAGTCTGATTCCGGTCGATCACAGCGATATGGCGCTGATTGGTCGTCTGGTACGGATTTTCCGTGTGCTGCGGATGGTGTCCATCATTCCGGAATTGCGCATGTTGCTGAACTCGCTGCTGCGCGCCCTGCCGCAACTGGGCTATGTGCTGCTGCTGATGTTTATTATCTATTACATCTATGCCGCCATCGGTACCACCTTCTTTGAACCCATCAACGATGTGCTCTGGGGTGATATTTCGATCTCCATGCTGACCCTGTTCCGGGTGATGACCTTTGAAGACTGGACCGATGTGATGTACGAAACCATGGCGGTCTACCCGCTGTCGTGGATTTTTTATCTGAGCTTTATTTTCCTCACCACCTTTGCCTTTCTTAATATGGTCATCGGTATTGTGGTAAACGTACTGGAAGATGAACATGCACAGGAAAAAGCCGAGCAGGATGCCGCCGACGGCAAAGCTACCCTTGACGATCTGGCGGCAGAAATCCGCGAACTGAAAGCCCTGCTGCAACAGCAGCAACCACCAAAATCCTGA